Genomic DNA from Myxococcota bacterium:
CAGCGCCGAAGCCTTGGAACAGGCGGTCGGTCAGAGCCTCGGTACCAGTGACTGGGTGTCGATCGCCCAGTCGCGCATCAACCAGTTCGCCGAGGCCACGGATGATCACCAGTGGATCCACGTCGATGTCGAACGCGCCAAGGCGGGCCCGTTCGGAGCGCCGATCGCCCACGGCTACCTCACGCTCTCGCTCGTCAACAAGTTCCTGCCCGAGTTGATCGTGGTGCCCACGGCGACCATGGGTGTCAACTACGGCTGCAACAAGGTGCGCTTCCCGGCACCGGTGCCCGTCGACTCGCGAATCCGTGCCCACGGTGAGATCGCCGGCGTCGACAAGGTGCCCGGCGGCGTCCAGGTGGTCGTTCGCGTGAGTGTCGAGATCGAGGGCGGTTCGAAGCCCGCGTGTGTGGCCGAGACCGTCAGCCGCTTCTTGTTCGAATGAACCGCGAATGAACCGCGCATGATCCACACGCCTTCCGAAACCCTCGTAGCGCCCTCCCGACGGGAGTCCCCTTGAGCCATCCCTCGAATTCGAACTCACTGGCCCTCTACGAGCGCGACGCAGATCGCTTCGTTCCCACGCGCCTCGCGCGCGGGCCCTGGCACAACGATTCCCAACACGGCGGCCCGGTGCAGGGTCTGCTCGCCCGCTGCGTGCAGGAGCACCCCTCCGAGCGCCCGATGCAGGTGGTTCGCTTCACCTGCGACCTGTGGCGAGCGGCGGCATTCGAGCCGCTGACCGTCTCGGTGCGCACCTTGCGCGACGGCAAGGCCGCGGAGTGGCTCGAAGCCGAGCTCCGCCACGGCGACCAGGTCGCCGCTCGCGCCACCGCCCTGCGCCTGCGCGAAGAGGACGTGCCCGCGACGCCCGACAGCACGCCGCACCCGCTCGGCGACCTCGAAGACGCGAGCTCCCCGATCCGCTGGCTCGGCACGAGCGGCGAGCGCGACGAGATCACCGACTTCGTGAACGCCATCGAGTTGCGCCCGGTCGAGGACTTCATTCGCCCGGCCGCATGGCTCCGCCTGCGGGTGCCGCTGGTCGCCGGCGAGGACACCACCCCCTTCGTCGCCGCCGCGACGCTCTGCGACATGGTCTATGGGCTCCCGATCGTGCGCGATGTGCAACGCGGCAATCCGATCGTCGCAGCCCAGCCCTTCGTGGCGATCAACGTCGACACGTCGCTCCAGTTCCACCGTTCCCCCCGCGGCGAGTGGATCGGCTTCGATGCCGAGGTCCGCTACGGACCCCACGGCGCCGGGCTCGGGCGTGCCGCCCTTTGCGACGAAGACGGCGCGCTCGGCTACGCCCAGCAATCTCTGCTGCTACGCGACAAGCAGGCACCGCCCGCCTGGGAATCGCGGCTGCGCCGCGACGCCGAAGAAGTCGGCTGACCGGTTAGCCCGACCGCTTCGGCGCTCGCAAGAGCTGACGCTCGAACTCGGCCGGGTCTGGGGTCGGGAACCGGCAGGTGCGGTTCTCGCACACGTAGGCGGTGGCGCGACCATCCCGTGCGGTCTTCCCGCCCAACAGAGACACGAGGGCGCGGTTCGCCTCGAGCGCCTCCCCTTCGCGAACGATCACCTGGACGCGCTGGGGCTGATGGACCCGACGCAGCACCGCCAGTAGTGCCTCGGCTCCCCCGGCGTCCGCCCCGGCTTCGGGAAGCACCACGATCACTTCCTGATGCGCACCCTGCAGCCAGGCGAGCGCCTCGAGCAGCGCGGGCATGCGGTCCGGGGTCTTCCGCAGGAGATCGCCGAAAGCGCGGAAGCTCTGCTCCGCCGCCTCGAGATAAGCCTCGTCTCCCGTGAGCGCGGCCAGCCGCAGCAGGTTCTGGGCCGCGACGCCATTGCCCGAGGGCAGCGCGGTCCCGTCGAGCACGGGTTTCTCGCGGACGAGCGGCGAGGCGCCCGCCCGCGCCGTGCGGAAGTAGCCGCCGGCGGGATCCGCGTACTCCGCATCGAGCCGCCGCTGCAAGTCGAGGGCGTCGCGCAGCCAGCGCGGCTCCGCGCTGACCTCGTACAAGTCGAGCAGCCCGGCCACCAGGAAGGCGTAGTCGTCGAGGAACGCGGGCCCGGAGCGCGCTACGTCGAGCTGCACGCGCGTCAACGCCCCGCGCTCGGTGCGTCCGGACAAGACGCGGTTCGCCGCAGCGGCCGCGGCGTCGACCCAGGAAGGTCGATCGAGAGCGAAGCCAGCCCGTGCAAACGCGGAGATCGCCAATCCGTTCCACGCCGTGACGAGCTTTGCATCGCGCAGCGGACGGCGCCGCGCCGAGCGCTCCCGCAACAGACGCGCCCGACCCTCCGCGATCTCCTTCGCCAGCCGTTCCGGCGGGATCGCGAGTTCGTCCGCCCACGCGGCGATGCGTCGCCTCGGTTGCAGGATGTGTCGGTCCCCGATCGCGAATGCCGCGTTCCCGATCCCCCAATAGGGGGTGAGACCCGCTCGCGCATCGGACCCCACCGCGGCGCGGAAATCTCGAGCGGTCCAGGTAAAGAAGCGCCCTGCCTCGGAGGCACTGGTTCGCCCCTCGTTGGCGGCGTCCGTCGCCGATGCGAAACCGCCGCCCGCGAGCGCGAAGTCGCGGAGCAGCGCCTCGCCCGTGTCGCGCGCCACCTCCGCGAAGAACGGGTCACCGCTCGCCTGCCAGGCCTCGAGGTAATCGAGACAAAGCCGGGCGTTGTCCGTGAGCGACTTCTCGAACTCGGGCACACGCCAAGCGGCATCGCGTGTCGCGCGATGGAACCCGCCCCCCACCTGATCGCGCAGCCCGCTGAGCGCCATCGTCTCGAGGCTGCGCAGCACGGCGCTCGTCAGCGCGTCGTCCCCGTGCTGGGGGGCGCGCAGCAGAAAGCGATGGGGCAAGGCGTTCGGGAGCTTGCGGCCGGTTCCCACCCCGCCGTGGCGAGGATCGATTCGACGCTGCCAGGTCTTCGCGGCACGCAGGAGAACGGCGGGCTCGGGCAGCGTCGCGTCGGCCGGGGGCGCCGCTTCCAGAGCCTCGCGCACACGGTCGGTCCATCGGCGAGCGTCCTCGGCGACCCGCTCCGGGTCCTCATAGAGGGCCGTCACCGTCTCCAGCACCCGCGGCAGTCCCGGCTGACCGCGCCGATCGCGCGGCGGGTAGTAGCTCCCCCCGAAGAACGGCTCGCCCTCTGACGTCACCCACACGTGAACCGGCCACCCCACCGGTCGCCCGAGCGCTTCGAGGGCCGCGAGGTACACGGCGTCGACGTCCGGCCGCAGATCCCGATCGACCTTGATCGCGACGAAGTCGCGGTTCAGCTGTTCGGCGATCGCCAGATCATCGAAGGACTCCTTCTCCATCACGTGACACCAGTGACAGGTCGCGTACCCGATGCTCACCAGCACCGGACGCCCGAGTTCCCGGGCGGCGGCGAAGGCCTCGTCTCCCCACGCGTACCAGTTCACCGGGTTGTGGGCGTGCTGCAGTAGATACGGACTCGACTCGAGCACCAGGCGGTTCGTGAAGAGCGGACGTCCGTCGGGCGCACGATGCTGGCTGCGGATCGCCGACGTCGGACGCGCGTCCGCTGCCGCGACGAGCCGCGTCGCGAGGCTCGTCTCGAGCTCCGTTGCTCCCGGCAGGGGATCGGCGCCCGCCAACGCAGCCAGGCCGAGCGTGACGACGGCGAGCGCCGCCTGCTTCCCTCTCATCGGCCGCGGAAGACGGGCTCCCGCTTCTCCATGAACGCCCGCGGACCCTCGCGCGCATCCTCCGAGGCCATCACGACGGCAGAGCACTCGTTCTCGATCTCGTACGCCTCGGCGAGCGGTACACCGCTGGTGCGAAGGACCGCTTCCTTCACCTTCTGCACCGCCAGCGGACCGTTCTTCGCGAGGCGCGCGGCGATCTCCTGTACCCGCGGCAGCAGCGCCTCGGGCGCCACCACCTCGTTGACCAGCCCGATGCGCAGCGCCTCTTCGGCGGGCATGCGGTCGCCGAGCAACAGGATCTCCATCGCCTTGCAGTGGGGCACCTGCCGGGCGAGCCGCACCATCGAGCCCCCACCCGGCACCAGGCCGCGCTGGACCTCGCTCAGGCCAAAGCTCGCGTTCGTCGAGGCGATCCGGATGTCCGTGGCCTGGAGCAGCTCACAGCCTCCCGCCAGGGCATAGCCGTTCACGGCCGCGATGATCGGCTTGTAGAGCTCGAAGGGCTTGAGCAATGCGACCGGCACCTTGTCGAGGTTCTCCAGCAGCCGGCGATCCCACTCGTCCTCGGGTGCGCGCGCCCCGGTGAACAAGGGCATCAATAGTTGGAGGTCGCCGCCGGCACAGAACGCGGTGTCGCCCGCTCCCGTGAGCACCGCGACCCGAGCGTCGGGGTCGTCGCGGAAGTCGAGCCAGGCGTCGGCGAGCTGCACCATCAGCTGGGGACTGATCGCGTTGCGGCGTTCGGGGCGATTGAAGGTGAGCGTCGCGACGCCGTCGCGCTTCTCGTAGAGCAGGTCGGGCATCGGGACTCCGGTCAGGTGTTCTGGACGCGCAGACCGCCGTCTACCGGGATCACCGCGCCGTTGACGTAGGACGCCGCCGGCAGCACCAGGGAGAGGGTCATGTGCGCGACCTCTTCGGGGTCTGCGTAGCGCCGAGCCGGCACGCGACGGCGCGCGAACTTGCGCTTCGCCTCGTCGGGAATCACCGACGTCATCCCCGTGTGAATCGGTCCCGGACAGATGCAGTTCACCGTCGTACCGGAGGCGCCGAGTTCGACGGCGAGCGAGCGGGTCAGCCCGACCACGCCGTGCTTGCTGGCGGTGTAGGGGCTCCCGGCGGCCGTCGCGCCGAGCCCCTCGGTCGAGGCGATGTTCACGATGCGGCCCGCCCCTTCTCTCCCGAGCTGAGGCAGACCCGCCCGAATCAGATGGACCTGGGCGTCGAGGTTGACGGCGAAGGTTTGCTGCCAGCGCTCGAGGTAGTCCTCGGCATCGATCGGAGAGAACGTGGCCACGCCCGCGTTGTTGACCAGGATGTCGAGGGGGCCGAGGTCGTTCGGGATCTGCTCGACCATGCGGCCCACTTCGCCCACGTCGGTGATGTCGAAGGGATACGCGGCGACCTTCCCGCCGGCGTCAGCGATCTCCCGCTCCACCCGGGCGAGGCCCTCGGCGTCGCGGTCGGTGATCGCGACCTGGGCGCCCTCGTCGCTGAAGAGGTGGGCGGTCGCGCGCCCCATGCCGCTCGCGGCACCCGTGACGAGTGCGGTGCGACCGGCGATCGAGCGGGACAACTGGGTCAAGCGGGCCATGCATCCTCCGACGGGCGGCCGAGTCTATCACCGAGCCCCGACGCCCCCTACTCTCCCCGCGATGCCCGACCCCTCTCGCTCCGCCGCGCCCCTCGACCTCGAGGCCCAGATCGCGGCGGTCGACGAAGTGCTCTCGACCACGCGCTCGATTCGGCGGCGGCTCGACTTCGAGCGACCGGTGGAACCCGAGGTGCTCGAAGCCTGTATCGATGTGGCTGTGCAGGCGCCGACGGGCATCCCGCCCGAGAGCTGGCGCTTCCTGGTGGTCGATGCTCCCGAGCGGAAACGCGCCGTCGCCGACTGCTACCGCGCGGCCCTCGACGACCTCGTGGCCCGCCGCGGCGGGGAGCCGCCGAAAGCCGGGATCCGCGCCCTCGCCGACCGCCTTCACGAGGTGCCCGCCCTGGTCCTGGTCTGCGCCGAGGGGCGCCCGCCGGCCGACGACCCGGCCTTTCAATTGGCCTTCTACGGCTCGGTGCTGCCCGCCGCCTGGTCGCTGATGCTCGCCCTGCGCGCGCGAGGCCTCGGCAGCACCTGGACGACCCTCCTGGTCCAACGCGAGCGTGAAGTCGCGGAGCTCCTCGACATCCCCGCTGGAGTCAGTCTCACGGTGCTCCTGCCCGTGGGCTACATGCGCGACGCAGTGCTGCGACCGGCCGCGCGCGCGCCGGCACAGCAGGTCTCGTTCTGGAACACCTGGGGCGCCCGACGCGGCGACGCTGGCACGCCCGAGAGCCCTGGGGCAGCCTGAGCCCGTGCGAATCTGGGTCAGCGGCGCGGCAGGTTTCGTCGGCAGCCGTCTGCGACCGCGTCTGGAGGCCGCGGGCCACACCGTGATCGGCGTGGACCGGGAGGTCGAGATCACCGACCCCGAAGCCGTCCGCGAGAGCCTGACCTCGGCCCGTCCGGATGCGATCCTGCACCTCGCCGCCCAGAGTTCGAGCACCCGCTCGGCCGCCGCGCCCGAACGCGCCGCCCAGATCAACTACGGCGGCACGGCCAACGTCCTCCAGCTGGCACGAGAACATCATTCGCAGTGCCGAGTTGTACTCGTCAGTTCGAGTGAAATCTACGGGAGTCGCTCACCCGGGGCGGAACCCTTCCGGGAGACCGACGGGCTCGCGCCGCGGACTCCCTATGCCCGGACCAAGGCGGCCGCAGACCTGCTCGCCGCCCGCTACGCCGCCGACGGCCTCGACGTCGTCCGCGCGCGCCCCTTCAACCACACGGGGCCCGGCCAGTCGCCCGACGCCTTCGTGGTCCCGAGCTTCGCCCGCCAAGTGGCCCAGATCGCCTCTGGGGAACGCCCCGCTGCGCTCCAGGTCGGCAACCTGGCCTCGGTGCGCGACTTCCTCGACGTGGACGACGTCATCGAGGCCTACCTGCGCTTGCTCGACCGCGACGTTCCGCCCGGGGCCTACAACATCGCGAGCGGCCAGGGGCGCCGGATCGGCGACCTCCTCGACGATCTGATCGCGCTCGCCGAAACCGAGGCCACGATCGAGGTCGACCCCGAACGCTTCCGACCGACCGACGACTCGGTGGGCGACGCGTCGAAGCTGCGGGCGGCGACGGGCTGGGAACCGAAGATCCCCTGGCGCGACACCCTCAGCCGCGTGCTGGAGTCGGTCGCCTCCACAGAAGCGCCACCCACGTGACGCCACTCGCATCGACGGCCTCGACGCGTCCGTCGGCTTCCAACCCGGCTGCTTCGGCCCAGGCCGCGACGCGCGGCGCATCGCTGTCGAGCAATCCCGAGAGCACCAGCGGGGCCCCGGGATCCAGGCGCGCCGCCACGTCGGCGAAGATCGGCTCGAGCTCGCGGCGCAGCAGATTGGCGACGACCGCATCGAACCGGCGCTGCGGAGCCAGCGCTTCGAGGGGTCCCGTGAACCAGACTGCGCCAGCCGCGAGACCGTTCTCGAGCGCATTCTCGCGACACGCCGGTGCGGCAAGTGGGTCGAGGTCGAAGCCCACCGCCGACACCGCGCCGAGACGCAACGCTGCCAGGGCCAGGACGCCGGTGCCGGCGCCGACATCGAGAACGTGGGCGGGTCCCGTCCCTTCGGCGTACAGGCGGTCGAGGGCGGCGAGCGCGAGGGCGGTCGACTCGTGGCCGCCGGTCCCGAACGCCTGGCCCGGGTCGATCACGAGTTCCTGCTGCCCCGGTGCCGGCGGGCTCGTCTCGAAGGAGCTGCGGATCCGCAGGCGCGGGGACACGTCGATCGGGGCCAGCCCTTCCTTCCAGGCCTCGGACCAGTCGCGCTCCTGCAGCTCTTCGGCCGACCCCACGATCACCTCGGGCACCTGGTTGCGCAGGGCGTCCTGGACGGCACCGACACAGGACGCGGGGACGTAGAGTCGCAGCATGCAGCCGTCCTCGTCCTCCTCGGCTCCGGCCGCGCCCTCGGCGAACGCCTCGGCCAACGCCCGCTCGGCACACGCGCGGTCGGGCGCGCGCACCGAGAACACCTGGACCCGCGCGCTCGCGGTGTTCGGACTCGTCGTCTGCTCCTCCATGACGAGCGGATGCTACCTGGCCCACCTCGCGGACGGACAGATGCGGCTGCTGCTCGGCCGTGAACCCGTCGCGAAGCTGCTCGACGACCCGACCACGCCCGAGGACTGGCGCGCACGGCTCACGCGCATCGAGGAAGTGCGCGAGGAAGCCCGCGCCCTCGGCCTCAACGTCGGCGAGCGCTACACCGCCTTCTCGGATTGGCCCGGGGACGCCGTGGTCACCAGCGTCGTCTCGACCCGCCCCGGCGAGCTCGAACCCACCACCCGCTGGTACCCGATCGTGGGCAGCGTGCCCTACCAGGGTTACTTCGACCCGGATCGCGCGGAGGCCGAAGCCCAACGTCGCCGGGAGGACGGTCTCGACGTCTGCGTGGTCCCGGTGCCCGCCTATTCCACCCTGGGCTGGTTCGACGACCCCCTCACCGGTCCGATGCTTCGCATGCCCGAGGCGCGTCTCGTGGAGACGGTCTTTCATGAACTGGTGCACGCGACGCTGTTCCTGCCCGGCGAAGCCGACTTCAACGAAGGCTTCGCGACCTTCGTCGGTCAGGAAGCGCGGGTGCGCTTCTACGCGAACCGCGGCGAGGAAACCCGCGAACGCGCCGCGGTCGAGCGTGCGCGCGCACTGCGCGGCGAGATGTTGGCGTTGCGGCGCGCCATCGAATCGCTCTACGCCGAGGCCGCGGACCCGGAAGCCCGGGCCGAGCGGCGGCGCCAGCTCGAGGCCGCCGCGCGCGCACGCCTGACCGTGCTCTCCGGTCTCCCCCCAGACGAGGCCGCGGCGTGGGCCGAGCGGATCCGGTTGAACGATGCCTGCCTCGCACTCACCGGGACCTACCACGCCGACCTGCCGCGCTGGTCCGAGCTGCTCCGAGCGTCCGGCGATGACCTCCGCCGCATGATCGATCGGGTCGCCGCGACCACCGAAGCCGACGATCCACGCGCGGCACTCTTCGGCGCGAGCGCGCCCGGGGACGATGAGGCGACCGACCCGCCCTGAGACCGCTGCCGTGGACCCGGCTCTTGCCGGCGCGTGAACACGCAGGCGACCGGCTGCGGCTCCAGCAGACGCGCTTTCCGGCCGAAGCAAGCCCGGTGGGCGATGCGATGAGCGACCAGGGGGGCGGCGCAGCCGTTCTGACGACCGAAGCGGCGGCCCAGAAGGCCCAGTCGCTCTGCGACGGCGTCGCGCGGGCGGTGCGCGGGAAGCCCGATGTGGTGCGCCGCGCCGTCGAGACCTTGATCGCCGGCGGCCACCTGCTGCTCGAAGACGTGCCCGGGGTCGGGAAGACGACCCTCGCCCAGGCTTTGGCGCGCTCGATCGATGGTGAGTTCCGGCGCGTCCAGTTCACGAGCGATCTGTTGCCCGCGGACCTGCTCGGGAGCGCGCTCCCCGAGTTTCGCGACGGCGTTCCCACCGGCGAGCTGCGCTTCTCGCCGGGTCCGGTGTTCGGCCACGTGCTGCTCGCCGACGAGATCAACCGGGCGAGCCCAAAGGTGCAGTCGGCCCTGCTCGAGGCGATGGCCGAGGGCTCTGTGACGGCGGATGGACGCACGACTTCGCTGCCCCGCCCGTTCTTCGTGATCGCGACCCAGAACCCCCTCGATCATCACGGCACCCACCCGCTCCCCGAGTCCCAGCTGGATCGCTTCCTGATGCGTT
This window encodes:
- a CDS encoding MoxR family ATPase, producing the protein MPAREHAGDRLRLQQTRFPAEASPVGDAMSDQGGGAAVLTTEAAAQKAQSLCDGVARAVRGKPDVVRRAVETLIAGGHLLLEDVPGVGKTTLAQALARSIDGEFRRVQFTSDLLPADLLGSALPEFRDGVPTGELRFSPGPVFGHVLLADEINRASPKVQSALLEAMAEGSVTADGRTTSLPRPFFVIATQNPLDHHGTHPLPESQLDRFLMRSAIGYPDPEDEAAVLREDPAATALPHLTPVLHHSEVLELQRVASQIKFHDTLVGYLLALLTETREHEAISIGASPRAGIALRRAAQARALLDGRDYCIPEDVQGLAVDVLAHRLSVDGRAGQPLAAEETACILREILERTSVPL
- a CDS encoding MaoC family dehydratase — translated: MAQEFHSAEALEQAVGQSLGTSDWVSIAQSRINQFAEATDDHQWIHVDVERAKAGPFGAPIAHGYLTLSLVNKFLPELIVVPTATMGVNYGCNKVRFPAPVPVDSRIRAHGEIAGVDKVPGGVQVVVRVSVEIEGGSKPACVAETVSRFLFE
- a CDS encoding enoyl-CoA hydratase-related protein, yielding MPDLLYEKRDGVATLTFNRPERRNAISPQLMVQLADAWLDFRDDPDARVAVLTGAGDTAFCAGGDLQLLMPLFTGARAPEDEWDRRLLENLDKVPVALLKPFELYKPIIAAVNGYALAGGCELLQATDIRIASTNASFGLSEVQRGLVPGGGSMVRLARQVPHCKAMEILLLGDRMPAEEALRIGLVNEVVAPEALLPRVQEIAARLAKNGPLAVQKVKEAVLRTSGVPLAEAYEIENECSAVVMASEDAREGPRAFMEKREPVFRGR
- a CDS encoding SDR family NAD(P)-dependent oxidoreductase, whose translation is MARLTQLSRSIAGRTALVTGAASGMGRATAHLFSDEGAQVAITDRDAEGLARVEREIADAGGKVAAYPFDITDVGEVGRMVEQIPNDLGPLDILVNNAGVATFSPIDAEDYLERWQQTFAVNLDAQVHLIRAGLPQLGREGAGRIVNIASTEGLGATAAGSPYTASKHGVVGLTRSLAVELGASGTTVNCICPGPIHTGMTSVIPDEAKRKFARRRVPARRYADPEEVAHMTLSLVLPAASYVNGAVIPVDGGLRVQNT
- a CDS encoding GDP-mannose 4,6-dehydratase, yielding MRIWVSGAAGFVGSRLRPRLEAAGHTVIGVDREVEITDPEAVRESLTSARPDAILHLAAQSSSTRSAAAPERAAQINYGGTANVLQLAREHHSQCRVVLVSSSEIYGSRSPGAEPFRETDGLAPRTPYARTKAAADLLAARYAADGLDVVRARPFNHTGPGQSPDAFVVPSFARQVAQIASGERPAALQVGNLASVRDFLDVDDVIEAYLRLLDRDVPPGAYNIASGQGRRIGDLLDDLIALAETEATIEVDPERFRPTDDSVGDASKLRAATGWEPKIPWRDTLSRVLESVASTEAPPT
- a CDS encoding thioredoxin domain-containing protein; translation: MRGKQAALAVVTLGLAALAGADPLPGATELETSLATRLVAAADARPTSAIRSQHRAPDGRPLFTNRLVLESSPYLLQHAHNPVNWYAWGDEAFAAARELGRPVLVSIGYATCHWCHVMEKESFDDLAIAEQLNRDFVAIKVDRDLRPDVDAVYLAALEALGRPVGWPVHVWVTSEGEPFFGGSYYPPRDRRGQPGLPRVLETVTALYEDPERVAEDARRWTDRVREALEAAPPADATLPEPAVLLRAAKTWQRRIDPRHGGVGTGRKLPNALPHRFLLRAPQHGDDALTSAVLRSLETMALSGLRDQVGGGFHRATRDAAWRVPEFEKSLTDNARLCLDYLEAWQASGDPFFAEVARDTGEALLRDFALAGGGFASATDAANEGRTSASEAGRFFTWTARDFRAAVGSDARAGLTPYWGIGNAAFAIGDRHILQPRRRIAAWADELAIPPERLAKEIAEGRARLLRERSARRRPLRDAKLVTAWNGLAISAFARAGFALDRPSWVDAAAAAANRVLSGRTERGALTRVQLDVARSGPAFLDDYAFLVAGLLDLYEVSAEPRWLRDALDLQRRLDAEYADPAGGYFRTARAGASPLVREKPVLDGTALPSGNGVAAQNLLRLAALTGDEAYLEAAEQSFRAFGDLLRKTPDRMPALLEALAWLQGAHQEVIVVLPEAGADAGGAEALLAVLRRVHQPQRVQVIVREGEALEANRALVSLLGGKTARDGRATAYVCENRTCRFPTPDPAEFERQLLRAPKRSG
- a CDS encoding aminopeptidase; translation: MTSGCYLAHLADGQMRLLLGREPVAKLLDDPTTPEDWRARLTRIEEVREEARALGLNVGERYTAFSDWPGDAVVTSVVSTRPGELEPTTRWYPIVGSVPYQGYFDPDRAEAEAQRRREDGLDVCVVPVPAYSTLGWFDDPLTGPMLRMPEARLVETVFHELVHATLFLPGEADFNEGFATFVGQEARVRFYANRGEETRERAAVERARALRGEMLALRRAIESLYAEAADPEARAERRRQLEAAARARLTVLSGLPPDEAAAWAERIRLNDACLALTGTYHADLPRWSELLRASGDDLRRMIDRVAATTEADDPRAALFGASAPGDDEATDPP
- a CDS encoding nitroreductase family protein yields the protein MPDPSRSAAPLDLEAQIAAVDEVLSTTRSIRRRLDFERPVEPEVLEACIDVAVQAPTGIPPESWRFLVVDAPERKRAVADCYRAALDDLVARRGGEPPKAGIRALADRLHEVPALVLVCAEGRPPADDPAFQLAFYGSVLPAAWSLMLALRARGLGSTWTTLLVQREREVAELLDIPAGVSLTVLLPVGYMRDAVLRPAARAPAQQVSFWNTWGARRGDAGTPESPGAA
- a CDS encoding thioesterase family protein, which gives rise to MSHPSNSNSLALYERDADRFVPTRLARGPWHNDSQHGGPVQGLLARCVQEHPSERPMQVVRFTCDLWRAAAFEPLTVSVRTLRDGKAAEWLEAELRHGDQVAARATALRLREEDVPATPDSTPHPLGDLEDASSPIRWLGTSGERDEITDFVNAIELRPVEDFIRPAAWLRLRVPLVAGEDTTPFVAAATLCDMVYGLPIVRDVQRGNPIVAAQPFVAINVDTSLQFHRSPRGEWIGFDAEVRYGPHGAGLGRAALCDEDGALGYAQQSLLLRDKQAPPAWESRLRRDAEEVG
- a CDS encoding 50S ribosomal protein L11 methyltransferase, giving the protein MEEQTTSPNTASARVQVFSVRAPDRACAERALAEAFAEGAAGAEEDEDGCMLRLYVPASCVGAVQDALRNQVPEVIVGSAEELQERDWSEAWKEGLAPIDVSPRLRIRSSFETSPPAPGQQELVIDPGQAFGTGGHESTALALAALDRLYAEGTGPAHVLDVGAGTGVLALAALRLGAVSAVGFDLDPLAAPACRENALENGLAAGAVWFTGPLEALAPQRRFDAVVANLLRRELEPIFADVAARLDPGAPLVLSGLLDSDAPRVAAWAEAAGLEADGRVEAVDASGVTWVALLWRRPTPARG